Within Homo sapiens chromosome 2, GRCh38.p14 Primary Assembly, the genomic segment CTGATCGCCATCCCTTCCGCCTACTTCACCACCGAGACGGTCCTCGTCATTGTCAAGAGCCAGGAAAAGATCTTCTGCGGCCAGATCTGGCCTGTGGACCAGCAGCTCTACTACAAGTCCTACTTCCTCTTTATCTTTGGCATAGAATTCGTGGGCCCCGTGGTCACCATGACCCTGTGCTATGCCAGGATCTCCCGGGAGCTCTGGTTCAAGGCGGTCCCTGGATTCCAGACAGAGCAGATCCGCAAGAGGCTGCGCTGCCGCAGGAAGACGGTCCTGGTGCTCATGTGCATCCTCACCGCCTACGTGCTATGCTGGGCGCCCTTCTACGGCTTCACCATCGTGCGCGACTTCTTCCCCACCGTGTTTGTGAAGGAGAAGCACTACCTCACTGCCTTCTACATCGTCGAGTGCATCGCCATGAGCAACAGCATGATCAACACTCTGTGCTTCGTGACCGTCAAGAACGACACCGTCAAGTACTTCAAAAAGATCATGTTGCTCCACTGGAAGGCTTCTTACAATGGCGGTAAGTCCAGTGCAGACCTGGACCTCAAGACAATTGGGATGCCTGCCACCGAAGAGGTGGACTGCATCAGACTAAAATAACCCCCTGGACTTTGCAAAGTTTAAACACAAAGCAGGGTCCTGTGGACACTGACTAGTGTGCTTGGATGCACATCAACCTGGAACTTTTTGTTTGCTGCAGAGGGTAAAGTAAATGGACCACTCTGTGAGCAATGTTTTCAAGGAGCTCAGAGTTTCTAAAATGCATGTGACCAGACACTATCAACAGTGGCATTTGCTGAATGTCTAATTTACACGCCAGTAGGTACTGGTAAAACCTATATATGTTGATGACATTTAGTTGGCAAAATGAAATTGGAATTAAACCAAGGAAAATGTGGTGGTGTAGATAGAAATAAGGGAGTTTCCACAAAAGAACTGGAGTAGGTATCTAGGATTGCAGTACATGTGTTCGTAGTGTGAGAGTATCTCTGGGACTATTCTTGCACTGGACTTCATGCCTAACATTTGCAAGGCTGGAGCAAGAATACGAAAGGGACTCTAGGCTCCTTCTGTAGCCCTTATCCTCTCATCTTTCATGGCGAGGGGCCTTGCATGCATGTGCACGGACATCCCAGTATTCATGGCCAAGTTCTGTGCAAACTCTTCCTCCCACACTGCTCTATGGCCACCCTCAGGCCCAGGGCTCTGCACATAGGTGGTAAGGCTCTTCATCAGAAGGACTGGCTTGGCGAAGAAGACACATAGACCCTGGATGCCATTTGGACAGGGAATTATGGGGTTCTGGGTACCTGGAGTAAGTCCAGAGGGGGAAGCCTGGATTCAGGGTAAGCATGTCCCCTGGCTCCATGGACTTTTTGCCTTCAGTGAGAAGGGAGATGCAAGTGGAGGAGACTCAGAACGGGaaggcaaaactggaagcatgCAGGGCTCAATGCAGCTCAGGTGTGGCAGGGGCTCAGGCTCTCCAGGTATACAGATGATACCGTTCCCACCTGTTATTTCATTTGGACCAATTAGGCTTCCCCTTaagtccttcccttccctctcacGCCTCCATGCTTGTGAAGCATAGAATCTTTGAAAATGGACACAATACCTCCTGGATGTGgccttcattcatttttctgttttcaccaGCTCTCAAATGTGAGTGATGAAGAGTTCCCTCCTAACCAGACAGCATGGTAAGGTATCCTCATCGATATGATTTGAGGGCAAGATATCCTTATTACTGGCACCTGAATCCCATCCTAGTCTTTGTTCCTTTGGATTAAGACTTGCTTTGCTTCTAAAATAGGGGTCCTCTTAGGAGGGATAAGCCACACGTTTCTAGTCCTCAGCGTGAATGAAGTCATGTGATCCAGTGGCAGGGGATGCAGGTCAGATGCATCTTCCAGAAGTCTGGGCACCCAGGAAAGAAGGGGACACACAGATAGGTAGTGTCAGACCAAACAATGAGCTTCAGTGACCCCATAGGTTGTTGAAGACTCATCCCACTTTCTAACCTGCCTCCTTTGTTTGATGTTTTGAGTTTTGGAGTTTGGTATTTTGGAGTTGGAAGATCTGAGAGCCAGACTTGACTCTGTCAACTGTGTAGCCCTGGGCAAAGCCTCTCCGAGGGGACAAAGGTAACACCTTTGTCCTTCTGTGGTACCTTCTGTGATACCTGTGATACCTTCTGACTGAGTGGCTATGAGAAGCCAATGAGACAATACGTGGGAGATGCCTTCAACCACACAAGTTATCAAAAGGATGGGCTAGGAACTACGTGTAGTGCGCCTGGACAAGAAAAACCTCTTACTTTGGCTTGTGTATCCAGAAACCTGGCCGtctccacttttatttttctttgtgtaaatTATTCCTTTGTGCTTCATAACAGTGCTGTATGCATTATGTGCCTAATGACATGGTTGTGCAAACAAGGTCATGAGATTTGCTGGTAGACGCATAAAGGAAAGGGTGGCTGAGTCTCCGGTTAGAAGATGAGTTTAGGGGTTTGGATACTCCAGAATCGGAGTATCTTTGTGATACTAGAAGTGCTGATCATCTTCCCATGACTGTTCCCAGCCAGCATGAATCTGGGCAATGGAATAGTTGTTTCTCAGTCTGTTTTTATTCTCACGAGTGTGTAGGCTACAGCGTGgacttgtctttttcttatttaactctAGAGCAGCGCACTTACAAGGTTATTTAAGTGGCACCTGTATGACATGTTCCCCTCCAAATATAGTCAACTCCTTATTTTGGGCAGCAAAGTTTATTTTGTATAGTTACTTTATTTCCCTGAAAGACACATTACAAAAACCTATTTATTTCTTCCCATTTATCACCCAGTAGACTTACCCTACAATTTAATCAGAATGCTCTTGGAgagtaaaattaattaaaatattagcctAAATCAAAAATGCATTGGagggccatttttattttttatataagatCATATATTGCATTCTAAAATCTGGAAGGTTAGCTTttgtattaaaaagttaaaaatgatacaatttaTTGTCATTATGTTCACCGCTTTCATTAAGAATGCTAAACAAGAGTTGATTGTATTAAACAGGAGCTTTTTATATGCGGCAACCAAAGCCCACTCTGCTTTTCAGCCTAAAATGTATCAATTTTTCACTCAACTATCTGTGTTACTTCCAAATATTAGTGTCTGCTTGTAATTTTGTAGTGAATGAGGGTGTTGTGTTGTTatcaagtgaaatgaaaatacttGGATATACAGAAAATCATGGAGCGTCATGTCCTGTGAATTCCACCTCCTTTCCTATCCTTTTCCTAGTTGTAGTGACACGGTTCTTTGAGCGAACACTAAGTAGTTTCCATGATCGTATGATTTGTGAGATCAGTGCTAACTCATGCTACAAACTTCCCCTCTCCATCCTAAAGAGATTTAACTGATTTATAGATCCGCTTCCTAGAAGTCTGCTCTGGTAAAGCCATTAATACTTTTTAGCATCTGAGTGCCAAGACTTGAAATTTGAGGACCTGTTTATGTCTATTACATAAGCTAAGGCTAAACCTGAACAGGCTTAATATCCACACGTGCAAAGTGAGCAAGAGACAAACCTATGATATACCGTGCCATGTTCAGATTCATCTAACTAGCTGCCCAGCTGATGGCTTCTCCAAAAACTTGTGGTAAGCCTCACAATATGACACTTGTGCTATGTGTATCTATTCTGTTCTCTAAATACTTTCAGTATGCAAACAGATAAGTATGTTGTCTTATACGGAAGGATAAAGATGTGATTTTGTAAAATCAAACTGTTTCCATAACTAAAGTATAAGGGCAGATTTACAGTAAAGCTTTTGGAGATTTTGTCTACTgagtacaatttaaaaaataattggaatGACACTAAACAAGGCAATGTGGTGATCACTCCAGCAATACCTGAAGCATGAAACAAGTTCCAGGCTCCTTATGAAAAAGAATGCCAAAGAATTTGCAAGATGATCAGAAAATTATACATATGAGTCCTATTCttgaaaaatatatgatatattttggAATATATCCACAAACAATGAGTCCAATTCTCTTTCCTACAGTCAAAGTGAGAATATCAAATTCAAACCACTCATTTCACAGCTGATGAAACTGAAGTCCAGAATGGGGAAGATATTTGTtcatggtcacacagctggtcacTATGAGAGCCAGGGTTAGACCCCAAGGCTCCTGAAGCTGAGTCCAGGGCTCTTCTACCACAGTGTTCCTGGATGCAGGGAGCATCAGAGTCTTACAAAGGGCAGGATCCTTTTCAAGAATCCTTGAGGTGACTGTTCAACCCCTGTCTGGCCCTCTCTGGAGACCCCTTACTTAAGAAGTTTAGCAGAGACATTCCTAGTTCTTTTGCATGCCAAGTTTAGCTCATTCTACCCCCTGGGAACTCACAGCACAGGCATGGAGGCCAGGAGATTTTAAGGAAGAACTGCTAAAAAATGTTTACAGATACCCTTTCTTTACCTTGCCTAGTTGGGTGTTCCTAGGAATCTAAAAGGAATGACACTAGGCCCCTGTTCATGAGAACAGCTGCCCTCCCCAGGAAATCagaggagagaaataaagaagccacacttggccgggcgcggtggctcatgcctgtaatcccagcactttgggaggctgaggcgggcggatcacgaggtcaagggatcgagaccatcctggccaagatggtgaaaccccatctctactaaaaatacaaaaatagctgggcgtggtggcacatgcctgtaatcccagctactcaggaggctgaggcaggagaattgcttgaacctgggaggccgaggttgcagtgagccaagatcacgccactgcactccagcctggtgacagagcttgacgccgtctcagaaaaaaaaaaaaagaagaagccatACTTGGTTGAACGTCCAGAGGGGTGGGCAGACCCTGTGTGCTCAGAGTTTAGTCACATCAAGGGCCACCTCCTGCCCCTGCTGTTGAGGACAAGAGAGGCTGGGAGGCTTTTGGGAGGAGGTGAGACTTGAGCTGGACAGAAGAAAAAGGTGCAGAGAAGCAAAAGGATGAGTGTTTCACCTGGcaagagaaacattttctttctttcctttttttttttttttgagacaaagtctcactctgttgcccagactggagtgcagtagtgcgatctctgctcactgcaacctctgcctctcaggttcaagtgatcatcctgcctcagcctcctgagtagctgagattacaggcacccgccaccacatccaactaatttttgtatttttagtagaaacggggttccaccatgttggccaggctggtcctgaactcctgacctcaagtgatccacctgccttggcctcccaaagtgttgggattacaggcatgagccagcctgAAATACTTCTTTTATctgcttttggaggctgaaatTGCTCTTCCCTGGAGGGGAGGACCTCTCACACAATGATGGGATTGCTATTCCTGGAAGAGGTAGCTCAGAAACTAgaaaacacacagagacataAGAAGGCAATACCAGAGCCTTATCTGAGAGTGGGTTTTGATGGGAGTGAGGCGGGGTCGGGGGGTGGGCCAAGGACAGAGAGAAACTGGCTGTATGAAACAGGTCTGTGTGATGGGGTGAGGGAGGCATTtcataattaggaaaaaaaagaatatgaagggAAAGGTTATTGGAAACAAATTTGGCTGACTTTAATACTAACAGCAAGGAGAATCTGCCATGTATTGGGCTGAGCTGAGCATGTTACAGGAATTGTCTCAGTCAGTCCTCGTACCATCCTCTGAGTCAGGGGCAAGTATCACTCCCacctacagatgaggaaacagcctTAAGTCACAGAagctgctcaaggtcacacaagcAGTGAATGGTGCGCTGAAATTTGAAGCCCAGTAGTTCAACTCCGGAGCTCAGGCTTTTAATTACTCTGTGCTGCAGCCTTTACATGAAGTGTTTAGCCCTTCCTTAGGCTTTCTAGTAAACCAAATAAACACCTCTCTCCTTAAATCCAATCATTAAGTGATAAATCATCATCTAGATTAACCAGATTTTCTCAAAAACTGAGAATAACACCACtcccatctttatttttccttctctgagaAGTTTCATTTACCCGTAACAACTGACCCTAATGCAAAAGTCCTTAACTTTTGAGTGTCTTGGGAGCTTCTGGCATCCAGTGAAGTTCACAGCTTCTTCTCAaaataatgctttcaaatttattcaataaaatacgTAAGAATATGGAAGAAATCAATTCTATTAAAATGCAATTCTCAAATTAGTTTAAGTTTGtggtataattatataaatatttatatttcatttctttatattaaatcttTAATGTCTTACATAATAAGATTTAGCATCAGGGCTAAAAACTACCATGATTTTGAAGTAGCAATGAATGTAAACGATATTTTGAGACCTCTCTCCAAACTCTAATGAGATGTAAAATATCTCTTGGCGACAGTCTCAGGGACTGCTAATACCAGTGTGGTTGTTGCCTGCTTCATAATGGCAGGAAACGTAAAGTTCAGTTACAGGTTAGTGAgaataacaaacattttttttcccatccaAGTTCACAGTCCCCTGAACTGGTTTTGAACACCTGCCCGGGGGGAGGCCAAAACACTGGAGTGAGCATTGGGAGAAATGGAGATGGCAGGAAGGAGCAGGCCCACAAATTTAAATGGAATTAAATCAATAGATCTTTACTGGACACTTTTCTTGTAAAGATGCCTGAGCGGGCATTGTGGTTCACTGACTTTCTATCTCTCTGCCTTCTCAACGGCCCCAGTTCTGATCTGCATGACGCGGATTCATCCAAGAAGCCAGGGAGGGTTTCTCCTGATAAACTGGAGTTCCAGGACTCTTTCACACAAGTATTTAACAGACATTTCTTGTCCTAGGCTCAGATGTTACAAAGGTGAATGACACGATTCCAGCTTATGTCCCTGAATGATTGCTCTTAAGAACAGAGGGTATTTTGGTTGCAGGGAAGCACAAAGAAACATCCTGTAAAAGCAGCATTGCAGATTTACTTACCAAAACTATTGCTTTACCCTCTTACTTATTGCTTTTTGTTCTCACATGAATTATTTTGCTTCCGCTGGCCTCATTTGGATTTTGCTGGCCTTTTCACATGTTCTTGAGTAGAGTGatagacttattttatttttattttttctcgtAGCTTAAGCAATTAAGGGAGTGAGTTTTCCTTTGAGCAGAGTTTTACGTTTGGACATGTAGAGTCTCTTTAGCTCTGACATGGCCCTTTTTATTCCAttatatttgatatatgtattGATTAGTTCATACTTTCCATATTCTCTTTATGTATTTAAGAGTTGAAACattgtcatttctttattttattatttccttttgttttccatgatttttttttcttccagggtagactgctcatttttctttctgttcctttgtgtctctctctctctcattgtttGATTTCTTTTCGTTTGTCATAATTCTGCATAGCTTTCCtgttgtgattatttttattttattcatcttggACAGACCCAGCTCTGTTCCCCAGTGTGTTGACCAAATCAGGGTGACTGAATTTCCCTTATTCTACTTCCTCTTTATCTGGTTGCTTCCTCTGTTTATAGCTTCAATTAGAGAGTTGGTGctccacatttcatattgctggGGATGGAAGTGAGAGAACTCTTTGTAGCCATGATTGGTGGGCTGTGTCTTCgttgtgttatttttttaaaagttctattcTGGAATTCAGTTTTGCTGGCACTGCATATCCCATCCTTGGGGGTGATGCCCAGggttttggattattttttcaaCTCAGAACTACTGAGCCTTCCATTCCATCAGTGATGATCTGCTCTAGATGAGTTATTCttagttttatctacttttttttccccGGTCTACATCTCTTTCTACTCTCCCACTCATTTGGTGAGAAAATTTGAAGGCTTCTGGGTAGAGTATTTTACTCTTGCTTGTGTAGATCCCCTCTCTACCTTGCTGTATCACCTAGAGACTGACTTTTGGACTATACCATTGAGCAACGTTTCCCTCTAGTTTCTTTCTGGATTAGATCAATGGCAGGCACCAATGGGACATTAGAGGATAAAGCAGAGTGAGGTGAGGATTTGTTCAGTTGAGTCCCAACTTTCCAGATCATGAGGGCTGGCAGCCCCCACCACTACTGGGCAGCTAACAGCTATAGCTGTTGGTCTCTTTGGGTCCTGGTAGCTGTTCCTCCCCTTTGCCCTCAGGCCTAGGGCTGGTGGGCTCCCTTTTTAATGACCTCAGGGCACTCCCTGTCTCTTGTTGGTTCATCTTAGCTCTAGCCATACCATTGCAAACCTGTCTTTTATTAAAGTCTCCCCTCTATTTCCTAATAGTTCCCTGACTGGTGTAGTGCTGGTCATAGCACTATACATTGCAGTAGAAGAGGGTGATCTGGAGCTCCCCACGCATATCTCTTACGAGTCACTCACCCTAGAAAAGCCAAAATCAAGTTCTTGCCTtagttttctctttcaattttgcTAAATTAATACCAGCGGGGGTTTCCCGAACACAGGTGTCACCTCGACCCCAGCCAGTGTCCAGGCTGTTTATACCATCACCAGAAGGAATTCAAGGATGAGTCAGAAAATAGTGAAAGTATGGAGATTTATTACAAAGTGAAAAATACACACTTGAGAAAGGGGAGAGCAGGCATACTCAAGAGTTGTGCACGAGGGATTTGAGGCTGCTACCTTTATGGGTTTCTCTAACCATGGGGTGGAATATTCATGAAAACTCCTGGAAAAAGGTGAAGATTTGTATGAACTGTGGGGCCACccatttttacaccaaatatgGGTGTTCCTGGAACTGTCATGGTGCTGTTGAGTATGTGATTGAGTATGTTAACGAGCATAAAATGAGGTCCTAAGTGAAACCTAGGTCAAATCCAGCACCATGTTGGGTCCAGTCAGTCTTAGCCAGCTTGGTTCACACCCTGTTTTTCAGGGATTTATCAGTCCCTAGATTCTGTGTCTATTTCAACAGTTTCCTTTTGCTAGTCATGTGAAActgctgcctggaattttctGTTCTCCTGCAACCACTCTGTATTATTCCACtctcaaaatcattttttctttttagaaatattagCTTTGGGAGgttattttttcaaacattttcttgtcttctttccagtcagtgaaaaacaaaatggcaaaTTCTGGCAGTTTCTCCCATTTCTGGTATGTCATTATCCATCGTGGTGGGAAGAAACTTTTAATCCATAAGGGAACCTTTAGTTTGTTCCTCTACGATGTCTACCTCCCACAACCAGTGTGCTTCCATCACAGTGAGGGGTATTCgcatgattttttttcagcattttatctACTCCCTTTCTTCATGGTGCCACTTTTAAAGGGTGGAGTTGGAACCATTTTCCATCATATGTGTATGAGATTGTGCTCCTTCCTTAATTTGAAAACAGCCTTGGATTTTATCTATCACATCTATTTGTATACCTATATAACTTATTGTTGCTTACTTCATAAGGTTTAAtgatatatctctctctatatattccCTAGAAAAccattgtgtgtatgtttgtgtgtgtgtgtgcgtgtgtgtgtgtgtgtgtgtgtgtgtgtgtgtgtatagagaagATAACTATGGGAAGATTAATATGTTGGAAGGATTAGTGGCCAGAAAGAATGGGATCAGAGAGACCAATTAAGAGGTAGTAAAAGTACAAAGGAAGACATGAATGGAGTGAAGGTCTTAAAGTGCTactggagaaaaggaaggaagagtagGAGGGGATGATGGTGACATTTGGAGGTTGGATGACTGGCAATTCAGGAGCAGGGACTGGCTTAGGAGGCAGATAAgatgtttattattatatatgttgattttgaggtactgataaaatatttagatatatccAGCAAGTGGTTAGAAATATTAATTACAAGTTTAGGAGAAAATTGGAAATTAGAGAGA encodes:
- the PROKR1 gene encoding prokineticin receptor 1; the encoded protein is METTMGFMDDNATNTSTSFLSVLNPHGAHATSFPFNFSYSDYDMPLDEDEDVTNSRTFFAAKIVIGMALVGIMLVCGIGNFIFIAALVRYKKLRNLTNLLIANLAISDFLVAIVCCPFEMDYYVVRQLSWEHGHVLCTSVNYLRTVSLYVSTNALLAIAIDRYLAIVHPLRPRMKCQTATGLIALVWTVSILIAIPSAYFTTETVLVIVKSQEKIFCGQIWPVDQQLYYKSYFLFIFGIEFVGPVVTMTLCYARISRELWFKAVPGFQTEQIRKRLRCRRKTVLVLMCILTAYVLCWAPFYGFTIVRDFFPTVFVKEKHYLTAFYIVECIAMSNSMINTLCFVTVKNDTVKYFKKIMLLHWKASYNGGKSSADLDLKTIGMPATEEVDCIRLK